From Kamptonema formosum PCC 6407, a single genomic window includes:
- a CDS encoding type I polyketide synthase: MTEKIAANEDAATLLQRVGVALQEARQQLQAMQRRAHEPIAIVGLGLRFPGADSPQAFWKLLQSGVDMVTEIPSDRWAVDDYYDPKPGQSGKMYIREAAFVDGVDKFDASFFDISPREAASIDPQHRMLLEVAWEAFERAGIAPSQLMDSQTGVFVGMSENDYYAHLKNTGDRDNVYAATGNSNYYAAGRLSYLLGLQGPNMIVDTACSSSLVAVHLACQSLRLGECDLALAGGVQLMLIPDPMIGTAQLNAFATDGRSKTFDATADGYGRGEGCGAIVLKRLSDALAAKDPILGVIRGSAVNHGGRSSGLTAPNKLAQEALLRQALQNAKVQPEEVSYIEAHGTGTQLGDPIEVGALTTVFGSSRSEPLWIGSVKTNIGHLEPAAGIAGLIKVVLSLQEKQIPPSLHFKNPNPFIDWESSPVRVPTQCIPWSAKNCIAGVSSFGMSGTNCHLVVEEAPVRQNEKSENSPERPWHILTLSAKNEAALNALVARYVAFLHEAPAMSLADLCYSANVGRNHFGDRLSIVSDSIAQLAEQLKHYPQRPSMQMQHNVVPDNQLSPKIAFLFTGQGSQYIDMGHELYETQPTFRHIMDDCDGILRPLLGESILNILYTSRSTTQSYSEDSPLDRTVYTQPALFAFEYALAKLWISWGIEPDVVLGHSVGEYVAACLAGVFSLEDGLKLIAARGRLMQGLPHGEMLSIRSDEKRVEATIAPYRADVAIAAINGPQSVVISGKDEIIDKLAAQFESEGIKTHLLAVSHAFHSPMMTPILNAFRDVARAITYKSPSLSLISNVTGQLATDEVATPDYWVRHIHSTVRFADGIATLQEQNTDIFLEVGPKSTLLGMAKQIHSDNGSASHPLMLPSLRQEGSDWQQMLCTCGQLVVNGVEIDWAGFDKDYSRHKILLPTYPFQRERHWVESTLKKPQQQGVGPMLDQMIRLPSEKKVVFETEFGVRQMPHIYDHRIYGEVIVPGAVLASLIFNAAHVLYPDYRHELTDIAFYQPIIFHDDDTVIVQAIFTPDTSRENQSDRTFPPMTFQIISFMPDGRLENEPKVHVTGCLRMLRDAQPPTLSPNDIRQRCPHTVNGHNWYDSLVKQKFEMGPSFRWVQQLWHGEDEALTRLQIPEAIGSVSGHQLHGILLDSSLSTTAVMEYEYGDSATRVPLSFASLQLYKPVTGTEWWCYARKVGEFKYDFQIMNEAGETFAKAIGFVLREASPEKFLGTTHIHNWLVDIEWQARSSDAIAPSDGAISGSCLVLSDRSGIGTALAERLDTAGVRAIAIQAEHILTNYEPIFPTLPDLQQVVYLWGLDRKDDSHPMQQAQDNCTAVLHLVQALLKTYANPPALLIVTCDAQAVVECDRVNGFAQSSLWGLAKVIMLEHPELSCVYMDVGAGYSREEVADTIFTQLTRSHLSSDACGGLRLRQESQLAWRNGQAYVPRLGRYKPKSEQALEIRNDSTYLITGGWGGVGLQIARWLVEQGAKHLVLLGRSQPSTEVRLVLDELEAVGAQIIVAQADISDENALAQILTDLTVPLRGAIHAAGVLDDASLLQQTPAKLKKVLLPKVQGAWNLHKLTLEQPLDFFVLFSSASSLLGAPGQANYAAANAFLDGLAAYRQGLGLPSLSINWGAWDEVGMAARQGLLDKMQQRGEEAIPLQKGLELFGELLNEPAAQIGVVPIQWTRFLDYQKGNSPFYEKFSKSSYKQASYDSTKIEDIQTKLKQAAPQDRPKLLEVHLRSQVAQLLGINAAELPNEEGVGFVTLGLDSLTSIELRNSLQRTLDCSLPVTFAFDYPTIELAVEYLTEIVLTPMESAASQQADSLPSSLQNLDPSSVGTSVDNKTDVLDSTMEKHTPGTTDEDESLSTILQKLSKHLD, from the coding sequence ATGACAGAAAAGATCGCAGCAAATGAAGATGCAGCTACATTACTTCAGCGTGTAGGGGTAGCCCTACAGGAAGCACGCCAACAACTTCAAGCGATGCAACGCCGGGCGCACGAACCGATCGCAATTGTGGGGCTGGGGCTGCGTTTTCCGGGCGCGGATTCACCACAGGCATTCTGGAAACTACTTCAGAGTGGTGTTGATATGGTAACTGAAATCCCCTCCGATCGCTGGGCAGTCGATGACTACTACGATCCCAAACCTGGGCAGTCAGGCAAAATGTATATTCGCGAAGCTGCATTTGTTGATGGGGTGGATAAATTCGATGCCTCTTTTTTTGATATTTCGCCACGCGAAGCGGCCAGTATAGATCCCCAACATAGAATGCTTCTTGAGGTGGCTTGGGAGGCATTTGAAAGGGCTGGAATTGCTCCAAGCCAATTGATGGATAGCCAAACGGGGGTCTTTGTTGGGATGAGCGAAAATGATTATTACGCTCACCTAAAAAATACTGGCGATCGCGATAATGTCTATGCTGCAACGGGCAATAGCAATTATTATGCTGCGGGGCGTTTATCCTATCTGTTGGGACTTCAAGGCCCTAACATGATTGTCGATACCGCCTGTTCCTCCTCCTTAGTGGCTGTACATCTTGCCTGTCAAAGTTTGCGGCTAGGGGAGTGCGATCTGGCGCTGGCTGGTGGCGTTCAGCTCATGTTAATACCAGACCCGATGATTGGGACTGCCCAGTTAAATGCCTTTGCGACTGATGGTCGCAGTAAAACATTTGACGCTACCGCCGATGGCTATGGACGGGGCGAGGGTTGTGGCGCGATCGTACTCAAACGGCTCAGTGATGCGCTGGCAGCAAAAGATCCAATTTTAGGCGTGATACGGGGTAGTGCAGTCAATCATGGTGGGCGCAGCAGTGGCTTAACTGCTCCCAACAAGCTGGCTCAGGAAGCCTTGCTACGACAGGCGCTACAAAACGCTAAGGTTCAGCCTGAAGAAGTAAGTTACATCGAAGCGCATGGCACGGGGACACAACTGGGCGACCCGATTGAAGTGGGAGCATTGACGACAGTCTTTGGCTCCTCTCGTTCAGAACCCTTGTGGATTGGCTCTGTGAAGACCAATATCGGACACCTAGAACCAGCCGCCGGTATTGCAGGGCTGATAAAAGTCGTTTTATCATTACAAGAAAAACAGATTCCTCCTTCTCTCCATTTCAAAAACCCGAATCCCTTCATTGATTGGGAATCTTCGCCAGTTCGAGTGCCGACACAATGTATACCTTGGTCTGCGAAAAACTGCATCGCTGGGGTGAGTTCGTTTGGTATGAGTGGCACAAACTGTCATCTAGTCGTAGAAGAAGCACCTGTACGCCAAAACGAAAAATCAGAAAATAGCCCTGAACGTCCTTGGCACATTCTGACGCTTTCAGCCAAAAACGAAGCGGCGCTCAACGCCTTGGTAGCCCGTTACGTGGCATTTCTCCATGAAGCGCCCGCCATGTCCCTAGCCGATCTATGTTACAGCGCAAATGTCGGGCGCAATCATTTTGGCGATCGCTTAAGCATTGTCTCCGACTCGATCGCGCAGTTAGCAGAACAATTAAAACACTATCCACAGCGGCCCTCAATGCAAATGCAGCATAATGTGGTGCCAGATAATCAATTAAGCCCTAAAATCGCTTTTCTGTTTACTGGCCAAGGGTCACAATACATCGATATGGGGCATGAGCTTTATGAAACTCAGCCCACCTTCCGTCATATTATGGATGACTGTGACGGCATTCTGCGTCCATTACTGGGTGAATCAATTCTGAACATACTCTACACTTCACGTAGCACGACGCAAAGCTACTCGGAAGATTCGCCACTCGATCGAACCGTTTATACCCAACCTGCCCTTTTTGCTTTTGAATATGCCCTAGCAAAGCTATGGATATCATGGGGCATTGAACCTGATGTCGTGCTGGGACACAGCGTGGGTGAATATGTGGCCGCTTGTCTGGCGGGTGTCTTTAGTTTAGAAGATGGGCTAAAGCTGATTGCAGCGCGTGGTCGTTTGATGCAAGGCTTACCTCACGGGGAAATGCTTAGCATCAGAAGCGATGAGAAGCGAGTAGAAGCGACGATCGCGCCTTACCGCGCAGATGTGGCGATCGCGGCTATTAACGGGCCGCAAAGTGTGGTCATCTCTGGCAAAGATGAAATTATAGACAAGCTAGCAGCACAGTTTGAATCGGAAGGCATCAAAACACACCTGCTCGCAGTCTCTCACGCTTTCCACTCGCCAATGATGACTCCCATACTAAACGCATTCCGAGACGTTGCTAGAGCCATCACCTATAAGTCACCCAGCTTGTCACTGATTTCTAACGTTACCGGACAATTGGCAACAGACGAGGTAGCCACACCTGATTATTGGGTGCGTCATATCCACTCTACCGTCCGCTTTGCCGATGGTATTGCCACATTGCAAGAACAGAATACTGACATCTTCCTAGAAGTGGGGCCCAAATCAACATTGTTGGGCATGGCAAAGCAGATTCATAGTGACAACGGTTCAGCTAGTCATCCGCTTATGCTACCTAGTTTGCGCCAAGAGGGTAGCGATTGGCAGCAGATGCTTTGTACGTGCGGTCAACTCGTAGTTAATGGAGTCGAGATTGACTGGGCGGGCTTTGACAAGGATTATTCGCGGCACAAAATATTGTTGCCTACCTATCCATTTCAGAGAGAACGACATTGGGTCGAAAGTACGCTCAAAAAGCCCCAACAACAAGGGGTCGGCCCAATGTTGGATCAGATGATTCGGCTGCCATCAGAGAAAAAGGTGGTGTTTGAAACCGAGTTTGGCGTGCGACAGATGCCTCATATCTACGATCATCGGATTTACGGTGAAGTCATTGTACCGGGGGCAGTATTAGCCTCCTTAATCTTCAATGCGGCGCACGTTTTATACCCAGACTATCGGCATGAATTAACCGATATTGCTTTTTACCAACCAATTATCTTTCACGACGATGATACTGTCATCGTGCAGGCGATTTTCACACCCGATACGTCACGCGAGAATCAAAGCGATCGAACATTCCCACCCATGACCTTCCAGATTATTAGCTTCATGCCGGATGGTCGCTTAGAGAACGAACCGAAAGTCCATGTAACAGGGTGTCTTCGTATGTTACGCGATGCCCAACCGCCAACACTCTCCCCGAATGATATACGTCAGCGTTGTCCGCACACCGTAAATGGTCATAACTGGTACGATAGCTTAGTCAAACAAAAATTTGAAATGGGGCCCTCCTTTAGGTGGGTACAGCAACTTTGGCATGGGGAAGATGAAGCATTGACCCGTCTTCAGATACCAGAGGCGATCGGCTCCGTATCGGGACACCAACTTCACGGCATATTGCTTGATAGTTCGCTTTCTACCACTGCTGTCATGGAGTACGAGTACGGGGACTCCGCAACCAGAGTGCCTTTGTCATTTGCTTCTCTGCAACTTTACAAACCCGTCACGGGAACAGAGTGGTGGTGTTACGCGAGGAAGGTTGGGGAATTCAAATATGACTTCCAGATTATGAATGAAGCTGGAGAAACCTTTGCTAAAGCCATTGGCTTTGTACTTCGTGAAGCCTCTCCCGAAAAATTCCTGGGAACAACACACATACACAACTGGCTTGTAGACATTGAGTGGCAAGCTCGATCGAGTGATGCGATCGCTCCTTCTGATGGTGCTATCTCTGGTAGTTGCTTAGTTTTATCAGATCGGAGCGGAATAGGGACTGCATTGGCGGAAAGGTTGGACACTGCTGGGGTGAGAGCGATCGCGATACAGGCGGAGCATATACTGACCAACTACGAGCCGATATTCCCTACCTTGCCAGATTTACAACAAGTCGTCTATTTATGGGGGCTGGATCGAAAAGACGATTCTCACCCCATGCAGCAAGCACAAGATAACTGCACGGCAGTGCTACACCTTGTACAAGCCTTGCTCAAAACATACGCAAACCCGCCAGCACTCCTGATTGTCACCTGTGATGCACAAGCGGTGGTTGAATGCGATCGAGTAAATGGCTTCGCGCAATCATCTTTATGGGGGCTTGCCAAAGTCATCATGCTAGAACACCCAGAATTGTCCTGTGTCTACATGGATGTAGGGGCCGGATATTCACGGGAAGAGGTGGCTGACACGATATTTACACAGCTAACAAGAAGCCATCTATCAAGCGATGCCTGCGGCGGGCTGCGCCTACGCCAAGAGAGTCAGTTGGCTTGGCGCAATGGTCAAGCATACGTGCCACGTCTGGGCCGATACAAACCTAAATCCGAACAAGCACTTGAGATCCGCAACGATAGCACCTATTTGATTACTGGCGGATGGGGCGGTGTCGGATTACAAATCGCACGGTGGTTGGTGGAACAGGGGGCAAAACATCTCGTTTTGCTGGGGCGCAGTCAGCCTAGCACCGAAGTTCGTCTGGTGTTGGATGAACTAGAAGCAGTAGGGGCGCAAATCATCGTGGCTCAAGCCGATATTAGCGATGAGAACGCATTGGCGCAGATTTTGACCGATCTGACCGTACCTTTGCGTGGTGCGATCCACGCCGCAGGAGTGCTCGATGATGCGAGTCTGCTCCAACAAACCCCAGCCAAACTAAAAAAAGTCTTGTTGCCAAAGGTACAGGGGGCTTGGAATCTGCATAAGCTGACCCTTGAGCAGCCACTAGACTTCTTTGTTCTCTTTTCTTCTGCCAGCTCTCTGTTGGGCGCACCTGGGCAGGCGAACTATGCGGCTGCCAATGCCTTCTTAGATGGCTTGGCTGCCTATCGGCAAGGGCTAGGGCTACCCAGCCTCTCCATCAACTGGGGGGCTTGGGATGAAGTCGGCATGGCGGCACGACAAGGGCTACTGGACAAAATGCAGCAAAGAGGCGAAGAGGCTATCCCGTTACAGAAAGGCTTAGAGCTTTTCGGCGAATTACTGAACGAGCCAGCCGCTCAAATTGGTGTCGTACCAATTCAATGGACTCGCTTCTTGGACTATCAAAAAGGCAATTCACCTTTTTATGAGAAGTTTTCTAAGTCTAGTTATAAGCAAGCTTCGTATGATTCTACCAAAATAGAAGATATTCAGACAAAACTAAAGCAAGCTGCCCCACAAGATCGACCTAAATTGTTAGAAGTTCACCTTCGCTCTCAAGTCGCTCAATTGTTAGGAATAAACGCGGCGGAGCTACCAAATGAAGAAGGAGTCGGTTTTGTCACATTAGGTCTTGACTCGCTCACCTCTATCGAACTGCGTAACAGTTTACAACGCACGTTAGATTGCTCATTGCCTGTCACCTTTGCCTTTGATTACCCAACCATAGAATTAGCGGTTGAGTACCTCACAGAAATCGTACTCACGCCGATGGAAAGCGCAGCATCGCAGCAAGCAGACTCGTTGCCGAGTAGTTTGCAGAACCTCGATCCCTCGTCCGTCGGAACAAGCGTTGATAACAAAACAGATGTGCTAGACAGTACGATGGAAAAGCATACGCCTGGTACAACAGATGAGGATGAATCTTTGTCTACCATCCTGCAAAAATTATCGAAACACCTAGATTAG
- a CDS encoding SWIM zinc finger family protein, with protein sequence MPIPKFAEATLRQNSSPQSFERGETYYRNDAVEALTLRGKILQAEVEGSQAPSYRVRLSFESQNLAEASCTCAYSFGGWCKHIVATLLVCLHQPQKIEERPTLEHLLDRLNHQQTQLLLQNLAAEQPDLIDRIERHINRIVSVTRDQKSPTVSPKISTINTAPYRQQVRQILRDAERYLEDGDEEDPITPDILDLISEAQEFSQCEDGNNAIAILQSITETCIEHWDDVADYGAYNEGIVEALNEAWTEAILCAELTKEQQIELQENLTNWQDEWDANFAMSLEALRQGWDFPPLQLILQGNILERGVWEGEAPDYAEDIALIRLQILERRERYEEYLYLAKAEGMNQQYLVMLVSLGRISEAISTAKTLMTSVEEAKALAFELRKQGAKSQALEVAQAGFSLEGHCLYELATWASNLALELGDCATAMKAKIKAFSAQPSFEDYQNIKELSGEEWETLKVELLTNISSQDRWGIQEAKVNIFLHEGLIDKAIEVVTPLSYYHSRLIHQVMEAAIPYRPDWVIKNASQEAESIVNRGKADVYDVAIQWLHKVRSAYLQSNRQSDWLIYRNSLVEQHGRKRKFMELLKPLT encoded by the coding sequence ATGCCGATTCCAAAATTCGCAGAAGCTACACTTCGCCAAAACAGCAGCCCCCAATCTTTTGAGCGCGGTGAAACCTACTATCGTAATGACGCAGTTGAAGCCCTCACCTTGCGTGGTAAGATCCTCCAAGCTGAAGTAGAGGGTAGCCAAGCTCCATCCTACCGCGTCAGGCTTAGCTTTGAAAGCCAAAATTTAGCCGAAGCCTCTTGTACCTGCGCCTACAGTTTCGGTGGGTGGTGCAAGCACATTGTTGCTACTCTCTTAGTTTGCCTGCACCAGCCACAAAAAATTGAAGAACGTCCCACTTTAGAACACCTATTAGATCGCCTCAACCACCAACAAACTCAACTCCTGCTGCAAAATCTAGCCGCAGAACAACCCGATCTTATCGATCGCATTGAACGCCACATTAATCGTATTGTTAGTGTTACCCGCGATCAAAAATCCCCAACTGTATCTCCCAAAATTAGTACAATTAATACAGCCCCTTACCGTCAACAAGTTCGCCAAATTTTGCGCGATGCTGAGCGTTATTTAGAAGATGGGGACGAGGAAGATCCAATTACACCAGATATTCTTGACTTAATTTCAGAAGCCCAAGAATTTAGTCAATGTGAAGATGGCAATAACGCGATCGCCATCTTGCAAAGTATTACCGAAACCTGCATAGAACATTGGGATGATGTCGCTGATTATGGCGCATATAATGAGGGCATTGTTGAAGCACTCAATGAAGCATGGACGGAGGCTATTCTCTGTGCTGAACTCACTAAAGAACAGCAGATAGAACTCCAAGAAAATCTTACAAATTGGCAAGATGAATGGGATGCTAATTTTGCCATGAGTTTAGAAGCATTGCGCCAAGGTTGGGACTTTCCACCCCTACAACTTATCCTGCAAGGAAATATTTTAGAGCGAGGAGTTTGGGAAGGAGAAGCACCCGATTATGCGGAGGATATTGCTCTGATTCGGTTGCAAATTCTAGAGCGGCGAGAACGGTATGAAGAATACTTGTACCTGGCAAAAGCAGAAGGAATGAATCAACAATATTTAGTAATGTTAGTTAGTTTAGGACGAATTTCAGAGGCGATATCGACTGCCAAAACTCTGATGACATCAGTAGAAGAAGCAAAAGCCTTAGCTTTTGAACTGCGGAAACAGGGAGCAAAAAGTCAAGCACTAGAAGTAGCTCAAGCGGGGTTTTCCTTGGAGGGACATTGCCTGTATGAACTCGCAACTTGGGCAAGCAATTTAGCTCTAGAATTAGGCGATTGTGCTACTGCTATGAAAGCCAAAATTAAGGCATTTTCTGCCCAGCCTTCTTTCGAGGATTACCAGAATATTAAGGAGTTATCTGGAGAGGAATGGGAAACTCTAAAAGTTGAGCTTTTAACTAACATTAGCTCCCAAGATAGATGGGGAATTCAGGAAGCTAAGGTAAACATTTTCTTGCATGAAGGGCTGATAGATAAAGCCATAGAAGTTGTCACACCCTTGAGTTATTATCATTCTCGGCTCATTCATCAAGTCATGGAAGCTGCTATCCCTTACCGCCCAGATTGGGTAATTAAAAATGCGAGCCAGGAAGCTGAATCAATTGTTAATCGAGGTAAAGCAGATGTTTATGATGTTGCCATACAATGGCTGCATAAAGTTCGTAGTGCTTACCTGCAATCTAATCGTCAATCAGATTGGTTAATTTATCGCAATTCTCTTGTAGAACAACACGGCCGTAAACGAAAATTTATGGAATTACTCAAACCGCTTACTTAA
- a CDS encoding Uma2 family endonuclease, with protein MTLTLKDLERMQTTLQESHQDYQLELVEGKISVMGPCDITSSEIGARLSYFLNVWVIPRKMGRVYDSSGGFILPNPDADLRAPDVSFVKAEKLKRSQRSFVQLVPDLMVEIKSKTDRIKLIVEKIESFLALGSQVGLLVDPDKETVTIYRLTGEPVVLTSSDTLTIPELFPGWELPISELWPPVFD; from the coding sequence ATGACTCTAACACTTAAAGACTTAGAGCGGATGCAAACCACCCTCCAAGAATCTCATCAGGACTACCAACTAGAACTTGTAGAAGGGAAAATTAGCGTTATGGGGCCTTGTGACATCACATCCAGCGAAATCGGCGCTAGGTTAAGCTACTTTCTAAATGTGTGGGTCATTCCGCGCAAAATGGGGCGCGTGTATGACTCCAGTGGCGGCTTCATCCTCCCCAATCCTGATGCAGATTTACGTGCTCCTGATGTATCCTTTGTCAAGGCCGAAAAGCTCAAACGCAGTCAAAGAAGTTTTGTGCAGCTAGTCCCCGACTTGATGGTAGAGATTAAATCTAAAACTGATAGAATTAAACTCATTGTTGAAAAAATCGAATCTTTTTTAGCACTCGGATCTCAAGTTGGCCTCCTGGTTGACCCTGACAAAGAAACAGTTACTATTTATCGTCTTACAGGTGAGCCTGTAGTGTTAACTAGCAGCGATACTTTGACGATACCAGAATTATTTCCTGGTTGGGAGTTGCCAATTTCTGAACTTTGGCCGCCAGTGTTTGATTAA
- the trpS gene encoding tryptophan--tRNA ligase: MDKKLRVLSGVQPTGNLHLGNYLGAIRNWVEGQSQYENFFCVVDLHAITAPHNPATLASDTYAIAALYLACGIDLQHSTIFVQSHVPAHTELAWLLNCITPINWLEDMIQFKEKAVKQGENVNAGLLNYPVLMAADILLYNADKVPVGEDQKQHLELTRDIAVRLNHQFGTPENPVLKLPDPLIRKEGARVMSLTDGTRKMSKSDPSEQSRINLLDSPDAIAKKIKRCKTDAVRGLTFDSSDRPEARNLLTLYLLLSGKTKEDVTAECQDMGWGEFKPLLTETTINALKPIQDKYKDIMDDRGYLESVLRQGKEQASAIANQTLTKVKKAFGYSLPD; encoded by the coding sequence ATGGATAAAAAACTGCGCGTCCTCTCTGGAGTTCAACCAACCGGTAATCTCCACCTTGGTAATTATCTCGGTGCTATTCGTAACTGGGTAGAAGGTCAAAGTCAGTATGAAAATTTCTTCTGTGTGGTCGATTTACACGCGATTACTGCACCCCACAATCCAGCAACGTTAGCGTCAGATACTTACGCGATCGCAGCTTTGTACTTAGCTTGCGGTATAGATTTACAACATTCTACCATCTTCGTGCAGTCTCACGTCCCCGCTCACACTGAATTAGCATGGTTGCTTAACTGTATCACGCCGATCAATTGGCTGGAAGATATGATTCAGTTTAAGGAAAAAGCTGTCAAACAGGGAGAAAATGTAAATGCGGGTTTGCTAAATTACCCCGTGTTAATGGCGGCGGATATTTTACTCTATAATGCCGATAAAGTGCCCGTGGGGGAAGATCAAAAGCAACACTTGGAACTTACCCGCGATATTGCTGTCAGATTAAATCATCAATTTGGTACACCGGAAAATCCAGTGTTGAAACTTCCCGATCCCCTAATTCGCAAGGAAGGGGCCAGAGTGATGAGTTTGACTGATGGAACTCGTAAAATGTCTAAGTCTGACCCTTCGGAACAAAGTCGGATTAATTTGCTAGATTCCCCAGATGCGATCGCTAAAAAAATTAAGCGCTGCAAAACTGACGCGGTGCGAGGTTTGACCTTTGACAGTAGCGATCGCCCCGAAGCTAGAAACTTATTGACACTTTATCTGCTACTCTCTGGGAAAACTAAGGAAGATGTTACCGCAGAGTGTCAAGATATGGGTTGGGGTGAATTTAAGCCATTGTTGACAGAAACGACAATTAACGCGCTCAAACCGATTCAGGACAAGTATAAAGATATAATGGACGATCGCGGCTATCTGGAATCAGTTTTGCGTCAGGGGAAGGAACAAGCTAGTGCGATCGCCAACCAAACGCTTACAAAAGTTAAAAAAGCCTTTGGTTATTCTCTCCCTGATTGA
- a CDS encoding methylenetetrahydrofolate reductase, which produces MNRFRTACKTPGEFIITAEVTPPKGGDPTHMIKMAQTLKDRVHAVNITDGSRAVLRMCPLAASVILLQHEIEPICQVACRDRNQIGIQADLMGAHALGIRNILALTGDPVKAGDHPKAKSVFDLEAVRLLQLIQKMNCGTDWNDKPLTDGITELFVGAAVDPQSPSWSGLQSRFEKKIAAGSQFFQSQLISDFEILDKFMNQIAAGCNKPILAGIFLLKSAKNAEFINKYVPGVNIPQHIIDRLANASEPLEEGIKIAAEQVQLARQLCQGVHVMAVKREDLIPQILDKAGIPPLT; this is translated from the coding sequence ATGAATCGTTTTCGTACCGCCTGCAAAACCCCTGGAGAATTTATCATTACCGCCGAGGTGACACCGCCCAAAGGCGGCGACCCCACCCACATGATTAAAATGGCTCAAACTCTCAAAGATAGAGTCCATGCAGTCAATATTACCGATGGCAGTAGAGCCGTATTGCGGATGTGTCCTTTGGCAGCTTCCGTAATTTTATTACAACACGAAATAGAACCAATTTGTCAAGTAGCTTGTCGCGATCGCAACCAAATCGGTATTCAAGCTGACCTCATGGGCGCTCACGCTTTAGGCATCAGAAATATCCTAGCATTAACAGGCGATCCAGTCAAAGCAGGCGACCATCCCAAAGCCAAAAGTGTTTTTGATTTAGAAGCAGTAAGATTGCTGCAATTAATTCAAAAAATGAATTGCGGTACTGACTGGAATGACAAACCTTTAACCGATGGCATTACCGAATTATTTGTAGGTGCAGCCGTCGATCCTCAATCCCCTAGTTGGTCAGGATTGCAAAGTCGATTCGAGAAGAAAATAGCAGCAGGTTCTCAATTTTTCCAAAGTCAATTAATCAGCGATTTTGAAATTTTAGATAAATTTATGAATCAAATCGCCGCAGGTTGTAACAAGCCAATCTTAGCAGGAATATTTCTACTGAAATCTGCAAAAAATGCCGAATTTATCAATAAATACGTACCCGGCGTTAATATCCCCCAGCACATAATCGATCGTTTAGCAAATGCTTCAGAACCTTTAGAAGAAGGGATAAAAATTGCCGCAGAACAGGTTCAATTAGCGCGGCAACTTTGTCAAGGAGTTCATGTTATGGCCGTGAAGCGGGAAGATTTAATTCCCCAAATTCTGGATAAGGCCGGAATTCCACCACTAACTTAA